In one Chlamydia sp. BM-2023 genomic region, the following are encoded:
- the glmS gene encoding glutamine--fructose-6-phosphate transaminase (isomerizing) — protein MCGIFGYLGSKLAVPVVLEGLAKLEYRGYDSAGLAAVTPGQLFVKKTTGKVEELQLSLEKDDVQSSLAIGHTRWATHGVPTVHNAHPHTDENNSCAIVHNGIIDNFKELKSRLLSEGIRFSSETDSEVIAQLFAFRYQATGDLIHSFSWTLSQLEGSFSCGLIHKDHPNVLLCAAQESPLIIGLGKEESFIASDSRAFLKYTKNVQSLASGELAIISPDSVETYNFELKRIHKDIRQVAYTDSSSDKQGYSYYMLKEIYEQPEVLESLIHKYLDAQGCIRPKFLEGFPIENFDEISIVACGSSYHAGFLAKYIIESLVSIPVHVEVASEFRYRRAYIGKNTLAILISQSGETADTLAALKEFRRREVACVLGICNVEESALATGVDSCLFLEAGIEIGVASTKAFSSQLLLLILLGLKLAVSKQTLSLEEQISYGKGVLELPELCRRLLDNEDLHSWAQRYYQEDRFIFLGRRLMYPICMEAALKLKEIAYVEANCYPAGEMKHGPIALISKGSPVITFCGDPIVYEKMVGCIMEVKARQAHVIAVASESQQDIAAVSDAQIYIPNSHPLVAPILYTIAGQIMAYSMALQKGNEIDCPRNLAKSVTVE, from the coding sequence ATGTGCGGAATATTCGGATATCTAGGGTCTAAATTAGCTGTTCCTGTGGTTTTAGAGGGATTAGCTAAGTTAGAATATCGTGGTTATGATTCCGCAGGATTGGCAGCTGTTACTCCTGGTCAACTGTTTGTAAAAAAGACAACAGGAAAAGTAGAGGAACTTCAACTCTCTTTAGAAAAAGATGATGTACAATCTTCATTAGCTATAGGCCATACCCGTTGGGCAACTCATGGGGTGCCTACAGTACATAATGCACATCCCCATACGGATGAAAACAATAGCTGCGCTATTGTTCACAACGGCATTATTGATAATTTCAAAGAATTAAAATCCCGACTTCTTTCCGAAGGTATTCGTTTTTCTTCAGAAACAGACTCCGAGGTGATTGCACAGCTATTTGCGTTTCGCTATCAAGCTACAGGAGATTTAATTCATAGTTTTTCTTGGACGCTATCCCAACTTGAAGGTAGTTTTTCTTGTGGGCTGATTCATAAAGATCACCCTAATGTTTTGCTTTGCGCAGCGCAGGAAAGCCCTTTGATCATTGGATTAGGTAAAGAAGAGAGCTTTATAGCTTCAGATAGTCGAGCATTTTTAAAATACACAAAAAATGTGCAATCTTTAGCTTCGGGAGAATTGGCAATTATAAGCCCCGATAGCGTTGAAACCTATAATTTTGAATTAAAGCGTATTCATAAAGATATTCGGCAGGTTGCTTATACGGATTCTTCTTCGGATAAGCAGGGATACAGCTATTACATGCTCAAGGAAATTTATGAGCAGCCCGAAGTTTTGGAATCTTTAATTCATAAATATCTAGATGCTCAGGGATGCATTCGTCCAAAGTTTTTAGAGGGATTTCCTATAGAAAATTTCGACGAAATTTCTATAGTCGCTTGTGGTTCTTCTTATCATGCGGGATTTTTAGCTAAATATATTATCGAATCGTTAGTTTCCATTCCTGTCCATGTGGAGGTTGCTTCGGAATTTCGCTATCGCCGAGCATACATCGGAAAAAATACATTGGCGATTCTCATCAGTCAATCTGGAGAAACTGCAGATACTCTAGCAGCCTTAAAAGAATTTCGTCGTAGAGAAGTTGCTTGTGTTTTAGGGATTTGTAATGTCGAAGAATCTGCGTTAGCCACAGGAGTGGACTCCTGCCTCTTTTTAGAGGCAGGGATTGAAATTGGTGTTGCCTCTACCAAAGCGTTTAGCTCGCAGTTGCTATTACTTATTTTATTAGGGCTAAAGTTAGCTGTTTCTAAACAAACTTTGAGCTTAGAAGAACAAATTTCCTACGGAAAGGGTGTGTTAGAGCTTCCGGAGTTATGTCGGCGTTTATTAGATAACGAAGATTTACATTCCTGGGCGCAGCGGTATTATCAAGAAGACCGCTTCATATTTTTAGGACGCCGATTAATGTATCCTATTTGTATGGAAGCTGCTCTAAAATTAAAAGAAATTGCCTATGTTGAAGCCAACTGTTACCCCGCAGGGGAAATGAAACACGGACCCATTGCTTTGATTAGCAAGGGCTCTCCAGTAATTACTTTCTGTGGTGATCCTATTGTCTATGAAAAGATGGTAGGTTGTATCATGGAAGTCAAAGCTAGACAGGCTCATGTTATTGCTGTAGCTTCAGAATCGCAGCAAGATATTGCTGCTGTTTCAGATGCGCAGATTTATATTCCTAACAGTCATCCTTTAGTAGCACCTATTCTTTATACTATAGCAGGGCAAATTATGGCCTATTCTATGGCGTTGCAAAAAGGCAATGAAATAGATTGCCCTAGAAATCTTGCAAAATCTGTAACTGTAGAATAG
- the ftsY gene encoding signal recognition particle-docking protein FtsY: protein MFKFFSSKIQSLFKKTLSTDLLEFAESLFYEADFGSDLTEELCSRLRKCRKPDESIVKDLVSSLLRETLENLPIKDPSTQGSPVVSLMLGTNGSGKTTTVAKLAHYYQSRSEKVLIVATDTFRAAGMDQMRCWAEKLDCGFVSGKPGGDAAAIAYDGIVSAISRGYDRVIIDTSGRLHTHTNLLNELSKIVSVCNKALPGSPHERLMTIDATLGGNVVEQVRVFHDTIPLSGLILTKVDGSAKGGTLFRVAKQLKIPTKFVGYGESVGDLEEFHIDRFLEKLFPS, encoded by the coding sequence ATGTTCAAGTTCTTTAGCAGCAAGATTCAGTCTTTATTTAAAAAAACTCTCTCTACAGATCTCTTAGAATTTGCAGAAAGCTTATTTTATGAGGCAGATTTTGGCTCTGATCTTACCGAAGAGTTATGTTCTCGATTACGCAAGTGCCGTAAACCTGACGAATCTATAGTTAAAGATCTTGTTTCTTCTTTACTTCGTGAAACCTTAGAAAATCTTCCTATTAAAGATCCTTCTACTCAGGGTTCTCCTGTGGTCTCTTTAATGTTAGGAACCAACGGATCGGGAAAAACAACAACAGTTGCTAAGCTTGCTCATTATTACCAGTCTCGCTCTGAAAAGGTTTTAATTGTAGCTACGGATACATTTCGCGCTGCAGGTATGGATCAGATGCGTTGTTGGGCTGAAAAACTCGATTGTGGATTTGTATCTGGGAAACCTGGAGGAGACGCTGCTGCTATTGCTTATGACGGTATCGTTTCTGCTATTTCTCGTGGTTATGATCGTGTGATTATCGACACTTCAGGCCGTCTACATACACATACAAATCTACTTAATGAATTATCGAAAATAGTTTCTGTGTGTAACAAAGCTCTTCCTGGCTCTCCCCATGAAAGACTTATGACTATAGATGCCACTTTAGGAGGGAATGTTGTCGAACAGGTTCGTGTTTTTCATGACACTATTCCCTTATCCGGGTTAATTCTTACAAAAGTTGACGGTTCTGCAAAAGGTGGAACTTTGTTTCGCGTAGCGAAACAATTAAAGATCCCTACAAAGTTCGTCGGTTATGGCGAATCTGTTGGGGATCTTGAAGAGTTTCATATAGATCGGTTCTTAGAAAAACTTTTCCCTTCTTAA
- a CDS encoding aromatic amino acid transport family protein, protein MSSKILGGSLIIAGTAIGAGVLAVPVLTAYAGFLPTTLLYILSWLFSMASGLCLLEVMTWFKEKQQVNMLSMAQYTLGDIGKIFMWLVYLFLFYSLLIAYFCEGGNILFRIFGCQGVNIPWIRHLAPLGFAILICPALMLGTKVIDYCNRFFVFGLVIAFSVFCVLGILQLQPDFLLRASWIRSIDGLSILFLSFGFQSVVPSLYYYMDKKVKDVKKAIVIGSLIPLVLYIIWEGLVLGVVPLNFLMSAESKGYTAVEAMKNSLQCSMFYVAGEFFGFFALVSSFLGVALGVMDFLVDAFRWNKKTHNFSIFFLTFIIPLAWSMCYPEIVLKCLNYAGGVGAALIIGVFPVLMVWRGRYGKHHYKEKHLIPGGRFVLLLMLLVIVINLVSLYYGVK, encoded by the coding sequence ATGTCTAGCAAGATTTTAGGTGGTTCCCTGATTATTGCGGGGACAGCCATAGGGGCTGGCGTGTTAGCAGTTCCTGTATTAACAGCGTATGCAGGATTTCTTCCCACGACTCTTCTTTATATTCTTTCTTGGCTTTTTTCCATGGCATCTGGGCTCTGCCTACTTGAAGTTATGACCTGGTTTAAAGAAAAACAACAAGTAAACATGTTGTCGATGGCCCAGTATACCCTGGGGGATATAGGCAAGATTTTCATGTGGCTTGTCTATCTATTTTTATTTTACTCCCTATTAATAGCCTACTTTTGTGAGGGAGGAAACATCCTATTTCGTATTTTTGGGTGCCAGGGGGTAAATATACCTTGGATACGCCACTTAGCACCTCTAGGTTTTGCTATTTTGATATGCCCCGCATTAATGCTAGGAACCAAAGTTATCGATTACTGTAACCGCTTTTTTGTTTTTGGTTTGGTTATAGCTTTCTCAGTATTTTGTGTTCTCGGCATACTACAACTACAGCCTGATTTCCTTTTACGCGCCTCTTGGATACGCTCCATAGACGGCTTGTCCATTTTATTTCTTTCTTTCGGTTTTCAAAGTGTTGTTCCATCACTTTATTACTACATGGATAAGAAAGTTAAAGATGTAAAGAAAGCTATAGTTATTGGTAGCCTGATTCCCTTAGTTTTATACATCATTTGGGAAGGTTTAGTTTTAGGGGTTGTTCCCCTGAACTTCCTTATGAGCGCAGAATCAAAAGGCTATACAGCTGTAGAAGCTATGAAAAACTCCTTGCAATGCTCCATGTTTTATGTTGCGGGAGAATTTTTTGGCTTTTTTGCTTTGGTTTCTTCGTTTTTAGGCGTCGCTTTGGGAGTCATGGATTTCCTAGTGGACGCTTTCCGCTGGAATAAAAAAACACACAACTTTTCTATTTTCTTTTTAACGTTTATTATTCCTCTAGCTTGGTCGATGTGCTATCCTGAGATCGTTCTCAAATGTCTCAATTATGCCGGAGGCGTGGGTGCCGCCTTAATTATAGGAGTCTTTCCCGTGCTGATGGTCTGGAGAGGTCGTTATGGAAAACACCATTATAAAGAAAAACATTTAATCCCTGGTGGAAGATTTGTTTTATTATTAATGCTCTTGGTAATAGTAATTAATTTGGTTAGTCTTTACTATGGGGTTAAATAA
- a CDS encoding Bax inhibitor-1/YccA family protein, translating to MGLYDRDYAQDSRLPGTFTSRVYGWMTAGLAVTTFVSLGLYFSGLYRSLFSFWWIWCLATLGVSFYINAKIHKLSVPAVMGLFLSYSALEGLFFGTLVPVYAAQYGGGVVWAAFGSAGLIFGIAAAYGAFTKSDLTQVSKILMFALIGLVIVSLIFAIASIFVYMPLFYLLICYVGLVIFVGLTVVDAQTIRKVAQSVGNDGDLSYKLSLILALKMYCNVIMVFWYLLQIFSSSGKRN from the coding sequence ATGGGACTATACGATCGTGATTATGCTCAAGATTCTCGTTTGCCGGGAACTTTTACATCTAGAGTATATGGCTGGATGACCGCAGGTCTTGCAGTAACGACTTTTGTATCATTAGGATTATATTTTTCAGGGTTATACCGTAGTTTATTTTCATTTTGGTGGATTTGGTGTCTTGCCACTTTAGGAGTGTCTTTTTACATCAATGCAAAGATTCACAAGCTTTCTGTTCCTGCAGTAATGGGACTATTTTTGTCTTACTCTGCCTTGGAAGGATTGTTTTTCGGAACGCTTGTTCCTGTCTATGCTGCTCAGTATGGCGGGGGAGTCGTTTGGGCCGCTTTTGGATCAGCAGGGCTGATTTTTGGTATAGCGGCAGCTTATGGAGCATTTACAAAAAGTGACCTTACACAAGTAAGCAAAATTCTTATGTTTGCTCTTATTGGCTTAGTCATCGTTTCGTTGATATTTGCCATAGCTTCAATATTTGTTTATATGCCCCTATTTTACTTATTAATCTGCTATGTAGGATTAGTAATTTTTGTAGGATTAACTGTTGTAGATGCTCAAACAATCCGTAAGGTTGCGCAATCTGTGGGTAATGATGGAGACTTAAGCTATAAGCTTTCCTTAATTCTCGCATTAAAGATGTATTGCAACGTGATTATGGTTTTTTGGTATCTTCTACAAATTTTTTCCTCGTCAGGGAAAAGAAATTAA
- the sucC gene encoding ADP-forming succinate--CoA ligase subunit beta, translated as MHLHEYQAKDLLVSYDIDIPPYRVASSVQEGEQIIQEMGINSGVVKVQVHAGGRGKNGGVVVAKSVPEILAAVEKLLHMRFVSNQTSGEALPVEKVLITPLVNIATEYYLAVIMDRKRRCPAIMLSKAGGVDIEEVAQKYPDQLLTVPLTPYARIYNYQLRQILKFMNWEGDTGKQGVQLIQKLIQCFYDNDASLLEINPLILTQEGNLLVLDAKVTIDDNALYRHPKLEVLYDPSQENVRDVLAKQIGLSYIALDGNIGCLVNGAGLAMSTLDILKIHGGSAANFLDVGGGATETQIQEAVSLVLSDENVKVLFINIFGGIMDCSAVASGLVAVMQTRDNLIPTVIRLEGTNVELGKEIVQKSGIPCKFTDSLNEGAQLAVALSKQV; from the coding sequence ATGCATCTTCATGAATACCAAGCTAAAGATCTTTTGGTATCTTATGATATCGATATTCCTCCCTATCGTGTAGCATCTTCTGTTCAAGAAGGTGAACAAATAATTCAAGAAATGGGCATTAACTCTGGCGTTGTTAAAGTTCAAGTACACGCCGGAGGAAGAGGAAAAAATGGCGGGGTTGTCGTTGCTAAATCTGTCCCAGAAATATTGGCAGCTGTTGAAAAATTGCTGCATATGCGCTTTGTCAGTAACCAAACCTCTGGGGAAGCCCTCCCAGTAGAAAAGGTTCTCATTACTCCTTTGGTAAATATCGCTACAGAGTACTATCTAGCAGTTATCATGGATAGAAAACGGCGGTGTCCAGCAATTATGTTATCAAAAGCTGGAGGCGTAGATATTGAAGAGGTTGCTCAAAAATATCCTGATCAGTTGCTAACAGTGCCCTTGACTCCTTATGCTCGTATATACAATTACCAACTTCGACAGATTCTAAAATTTATGAACTGGGAGGGAGATACTGGAAAGCAGGGAGTTCAGCTCATTCAAAAGCTTATTCAGTGTTTTTATGATAACGATGCTTCCCTACTTGAAATTAATCCCCTAATCCTAACCCAAGAAGGGAATCTCTTAGTTTTAGATGCTAAAGTTACTATCGATGACAATGCCCTATACCGTCATCCTAAACTTGAAGTGTTGTACGATCCCTCTCAGGAAAATGTCCGCGATGTTCTCGCTAAGCAAATAGGACTTTCCTATATTGCTCTAGATGGAAATATCGGATGTTTAGTGAATGGTGCAGGATTAGCCATGAGTACATTAGATATTCTTAAAATTCATGGGGGATCGGCTGCGAATTTTCTAGATGTTGGAGGAGGCGCAACAGAAACTCAAATTCAAGAAGCTGTTTCCTTAGTCTTATCAGATGAAAATGTAAAAGTTCTTTTTATTAATATTTTTGGCGGAATTATGGATTGTTCTGCAGTAGCTTCAGGGCTTGTTGCCGTGATGCAAACAAGAGACAATCTCATTCCTACAGTAATACGCTTAGAAGGAACAAATGTAGAACTAGGAAAAGAAATTGTCCAGAAGTCAGGAATTCCATGTAAATTTACAGATTCCTTGAATGAAGGGGCACAACTAGCCGTCGCATTGAGTAAACAAGTTTAG
- the sucD gene encoding succinate--CoA ligase subunit alpha, with translation MFCSLSKQIPIITQGITGKAGSFHTEQCLAYGSNFVAGVTPGRGGTTHLNLPVYDSVLEAKHATNCRVSMIFVPPAYAAEAILESAAAGIDLIVCITEGIPVKDMLEVSLVMQNSSSRLIGPNCPGIIKPGACKIGIMPGYIHLPGNVGVVSRSGTLTYEAVWQLTQRSIGQSVCIGIGGDPLNGTSFIDVLEEFQNDPQTELILMIGEIGGSAEEEAAEWIQKYCTKPVVAFIAGETAPKGKRMGHAGAIISGNSGDAKSKKQALKNARVSVVDSPALIGETVEAILSSL, from the coding sequence ATGTTCTGCTCATTAAGTAAACAAATACCAATAATCACTCAAGGAATCACAGGGAAAGCAGGCTCTTTTCATACCGAGCAATGTCTTGCTTATGGTTCGAATTTTGTTGCTGGGGTGACTCCAGGAAGGGGAGGCACTACTCATCTGAATCTCCCGGTGTACGACTCGGTATTAGAAGCAAAACACGCTACAAATTGCCGAGTATCTATGATTTTCGTGCCTCCTGCTTATGCTGCAGAAGCTATTTTAGAATCTGCAGCTGCAGGGATAGACTTAATCGTTTGTATTACCGAAGGCATTCCTGTAAAAGATATGCTCGAAGTTAGCCTCGTTATGCAAAATAGCTCCTCGCGGCTTATAGGACCCAACTGTCCAGGGATTATCAAACCAGGAGCATGTAAAATTGGCATTATGCCAGGATATATCCATCTTCCAGGAAATGTTGGCGTTGTTTCTCGATCAGGAACTCTTACTTATGAAGCCGTTTGGCAGTTAACACAACGAAGTATAGGACAAAGCGTTTGCATAGGTATAGGAGGAGATCCCTTAAATGGAACATCGTTTATCGATGTTCTTGAAGAATTCCAAAATGATCCTCAAACAGAGCTTATTTTAATGATTGGAGAAATCGGAGGAAGCGCTGAAGAAGAGGCCGCAGAATGGATTCAGAAATACTGCACAAAGCCTGTTGTCGCATTTATCGCTGGGGAAACTGCCCCTAAAGGTAAACGTATGGGACATGCAGGAGCTATTATTTCCGGAAATTCCGGAGATGCTAAAAGTAAAAAACAGGCTTTGAAAAACGCAAGAGTCTCTGTTGTAGATTCCCCAGCTCTCATTGGAGAAACCGTAGAGGCTATACTTAGCTCCTTATAA